In Pseudoliparis swirei isolate HS2019 ecotype Mariana Trench chromosome 9, NWPU_hadal_v1, whole genome shotgun sequence, a genomic segment contains:
- the rcc2 gene encoding protein RCC2 homolog, translating to MLHHPLQPGRNDKGQLGHGDTKRLEAPKLIEALAEHAVVAAACGRNHTLALTDDGTAFSFGENKLGQLGQGNQTDAVLSPAPISYNGQPLVKVACGAEFSMVVDCKGNLYSFGCPEYGQLGHNSDGKFIARAQRIEFDCELIARRVAIFIEKSKDGQVMPVPNVVVRDVACGSNHTLVLDSQKRVFSWGFGGYGRLGHTEQKDEMVPRLVKLFDFPGRGASQICSGYQCSFAISEMGGLFFWGVTNTSRESTMYPKVVQDLCGWKVRSLSCGKSSIIVAADESTISWGPSPTFGELGYGDNKPKSSTTAQEVKTLDGVYVEQVVMGYCHSLVIARQETEQEQERLKKLPEYNPRTI from the exons ATGCTGCACCACCCGCTCCAGCCAG GTCGGAACGATAAAGGTCAGCTGGGTCACGGAGACACCAAGAGGCTGGAGGCCCCGAAGCTCATCGAGGCTCTGGCGGAGCACGCCGTCGTGGCCGCCGCCTGCGGCCGCAACCACACCCTGGCACTCAcag ACGACGGCACTGCGTTTTCTTTCGGTGAGAACAAGCTGGGTCAGCTGGGTCAAGGCAACCAGACCGACGCCGTCCTCAGCCCGGCTccg ATCTCCTACAACGGCCAGCCGCTGGTGAAGGTGGCCTGTGGAGCCGAGTTCAGCATGGTGGTGGACTGCAAGGGGAACCTGTACTCCTTCGGCTGCCCGGAGTATGGACAGCTGG GTCACAACAGCGACGGCAAGTTCATCGCCCGCGCTCAGCGCATCGAGTTCGACTGCGAGCTCATCGCCCGCCGCGTCGCCATCTTCATCGAGAAGTCCAAGGACGGGCAGGTCATGCCGGTGCCCAACGTGGTGGTCCGGGACGTGGCCTGCGGGTCTAACCACACG ctggtgCTGGACTCCCAGAAGCGGGTGTTCAGCTGGGGCTTCGGGGGTTACGGCCGGCTGGGCCACACGGAGCAGAAGGACGAGATGGTGCCTCGCCTCGTGAAGCTGTTCGACTTCCCCGGACGCGGAGCCAGTCAGATCTGCTCAGGATACCAGTGCTCCTTCGCCATCAGTGAGATGg GCGGTCTGTTCTTCTGGGGCGTGACCAACACCTCCAGAGAGTCCACCATGTACCCCAAAGTGGTGCAGGACCTGTGCGGCTGGAAGGTCCGTAGTCTGTCATGTGG GAAGAGCAGCATCATCGTGGCGGCTGACGAGAGCACCATCAGCTGGGGGCCCTCGCCCACGTTTGGAGAGCTG GGTTACGGAGACAACAAACCCAAATCCTCCACCACCGCCCAGGAGGTCAAGACCTTGGACGGCGTCTACGTGGAGCAG GTGGTGATGGGCTACTGCCACTCGCTGGTGATCGCCAGGCAGGAGACGGAGCAGGAGCAAGAGAGACTGAAGAAGCTGCCCGAGTACAACCCCCGTACCATCTGA
- the LOC130198954 gene encoding LOW QUALITY PROTEIN: solute carrier family 2, facilitated glucose transporter member 1-like (The sequence of the model RefSeq protein was modified relative to this genomic sequence to represent the inferred CDS: substituted 1 base at 1 genomic stop codon) produces the protein MECSSQVTPQLMMAVGTAVIGSLQFGYNTGVINAPQNIIESFYNDTWSARFSEPIPRSTLTGLWALSVAIFSVGGMCGSFSVGLFVNRFGRKNSMLVANVLAFVAAAFMGLSKMAASFEMLIVGRFVVGVYSGLSTGFVPLYVEEISPTALRGALGTLHQLGVVVGILMAQVFGTQALMGTPSLWPLLLAFTVLPAVLQCVLLPFCPESPRYLLINLGEESRAHTGEDTHTHTHTHTHTHTHTHTHTHTHTHTHTHTHTHTHTHALGGRVXGPAGDEGVLQLLRSPEHRPAVGVAVIMHLSQQLSGINAVFYYSTGIFERAGVSQPVYATIGAGVVNTAFTVVSLFVVERVGRRPLQLTGLMGMAVSAAFLTVAMALLDRLRWMSYVSMVAVFSFVAFFEVGPGPIPWFLVAELFGQGPRPAAVAVAGFCNWTANFLVGMGFPYVEQLCGPYVFIIFAVLLLGFFTFTYLKVPETKGRSFDEIAAGFRRAAGQGDKYSAPEEFNSLRGDDPDL, from the exons ATGGAGTGCAGCAGCCAG GTGACCCCCCAGCTGATGATGGCTGTGGGGAccgctgtgattggctcccTCCAGTTTGGCTACAACACCGGCGTCATCAACGCTCCTCAGAAT ATCATCGAGAGCTTCTACAACGACACGTGGAGCGCCAGGTTCTCCGAGCCCATCCCCAGGAGCACGCTCACGGGCCTGTGGGCGCTCTCGGTGGCCATCTTCTCCGTGGGGGGGATGTGCGGCTCCTTCTCCGTCGGCCTCTTCGTCAACCGCTTCGGCAG gaagaactccatgctggtggcCAACGTGCTGGCCTTCGTTGCGGCTGCGTTCATGGGCTTGTCCAAGATGGCCGCCTCCTTTGAGATGCTGATCGTGGGCCGCTTCGTCGTGGGCGTGTACTCCGGCCTCAGCACCGGCTTCGTGCCCCTGTACGTGGAGGAGATCTCCCCCACGGCTCTCCGAGGAGCTTTAGGGACTCTGCACCAACTGGGCGTGGTGGTCGGGATCCTCATGGCGCAG gtctttGGGACCCAGGCCCTCATGGGGACCCCCTCCCTGTGGCCCCTCCTCCTGGCCTTCACCGTGCTGCCGGCGGTGCTGCAGTGTGTCCTGCTGCCCTTCTGCCCGGAGAGCCCCAGATACCTCCTGATCAacctgggggaggagagccgcgcacacacaggtgaggacacacacacacacacacacacacacacacacacacacacacacacacacacacacacacacacacacacacacacacacacacacacacacacacacacacacacacacgcgctcggAGGACGTGTCTGAGGACCTGCAGGAGATGAAGGCGTCCTGCAGCTGCTCCGCTCGCCCGAGCACCGGCCGGCCGTCGGCGTGGCCGTCATAATGCACCTCTCGCAGCAGCTGTCGGGCATCAACGCC GTGTTTTACTACTCGACGGGGATCTTTGAGCGTGCAGGTGTGTCTCAGCCCGTCTATGCCACCATCGGAGCCGGAGTGGTCAACACGGCCTTCACCGTGGTTTCT CTGTTCGTGGTGGAGCGGGTGGGCCGGAGACCCCTGCAGCTCACCGGCCTGATGGGCATGGCGGTGTCCGCCGCCTTCCTGACGGTTGCCATGGCGCTGCTG GACCGGCTCAGGTGGATGTCCTACGTCAGCATGGTGGCCGTCTTCAGCTTCGTGGCGTTCTTCGAGGTCGGGCCCGGGCCCATCCCCTGGTTCCTCGTGGCCGAGCTGTTCGGCCAGGGCCCGCGGCCCGCGGCCGTGGCCGTCGCCGGCTTCTGCAACTGGACGGCCAACTTCCTGGTGGGGATGGGCTTCCCGTACGTGGAG CAACTGTGCGGCCCGTACGTCTTCATCATCTTCGCGGTGCTGCTGCTCGGCTTCTTCACCTTCACCTACCTGAAGGTCCCGGAGACCAAGGGGCGGAGCTTCGACGAGATCGCGGCGGGGTTCCGCCGGGCGGCCGGCCAGGGGGACAAGTACTCGGCCCCCGAGGAGTTCAACAGCCTCCGGGGGGACGaccccgacctttga